From the genome of Candidatus Bathyarchaeota archaeon, one region includes:
- a CDS encoding TIGR00296 family protein, whose translation MVFKLTQEEGEFLVKLARKTVQEYLKTGEVINVPKDTPAKLMQRSGVFVTINSLKNGKKKLRGCIGYPYPTTMLAQAVIECAISSATRDPRFSSLSSEELGQVIFEVSVLTPPEQVEVEDPRHLPSRIKIGEDGLIVERGFYKGLLLPQVPVEYNWDREEFLCQCCIKAGLPPDNWLIKTTKIHKFQAIVFEEDSSRGKIKRRELGGR comes from the coding sequence GTGGTATTCAAGCTCACACAAGAAGAAGGCGAGTTCCTAGTTAAGCTTGCCCGAAAAACTGTACAGGAATATCTAAAAACAGGCGAAGTTATCAATGTGCCCAAAGACACACCTGCCAAGCTGATGCAACGCAGCGGGGTTTTCGTTACTATAAACAGTCTCAAAAATGGCAAAAAGAAATTAAGAGGATGCATAGGTTACCCTTATCCCACCACTATGTTGGCGCAAGCTGTAATAGAATGCGCTATCAGTTCTGCAACTCGAGACCCACGTTTTTCCTCCCTTTCTTCTGAGGAACTCGGCCAAGTCATTTTTGAAGTTAGTGTCCTCACACCGCCAGAACAAGTGGAAGTTGAAGATCCAAGGCATCTTCCATCAAGGATTAAGATAGGTGAGGACGGCCTCATCGTAGAAAGGGGATTCTACAAAGGTCTTTTATTACCCCAAGTACCTGTTGAATACAACTGGGACCGAGAAGAATTCCTCTGTCAATGCTGTATAAAAGCTGGTCTACCCCCAGACAATTGGCTAATAAAGACGACGAAAATCCATAAATTTCAAGCAATAGTTTTTGAGGAAGACAGCTCTAGAGGCAAAATAAAACGGAGAGAACTTGGCGGGAGATAA
- a CDS encoding fumarylacetoacetate hydrolase family protein, which translates to MKLVRFSSSKIKSYGILDKDQVICLPILAKMLEQAFPASLENLISQGMEEPSIEHLVRNAPRTSLEKAMLPLGKVKLQAPIAIPPKIICLGLNYKDHAAEQGKNPPDEPVIFMKPHTTIIGPNENIVKPKFVKQLDYEAELAIVVGKEAKNFSVNDAKLCIFGYTILNDVSARDIQFKDKQWTRGKSFDTFAPTGPCITTTSQIKNPANLRVCTWVNKEPRQNSNTQNMVFDVFEIVHHLSRVMTLKPCDIIATGTPAGVGFAMKPRPKFLRDGDNIEIEIEGIGILRNKVVEENPSPLGDIYG; encoded by the coding sequence ATGAAGCTAGTTCGCTTCTCAAGTTCAAAAATAAAGTCATATGGAATTTTAGACAAAGACCAAGTAATCTGCTTGCCCATCTTAGCAAAAATGCTGGAACAAGCCTTTCCAGCGAGTCTTGAAAATTTAATCTCACAAGGTATGGAAGAACCCAGCATAGAACATCTGGTTCGAAACGCACCAAGAACAAGCCTTGAAAAGGCAATGCTCCCTCTTGGCAAAGTGAAACTACAGGCGCCAATAGCGATACCTCCGAAAATTATCTGCCTAGGTTTAAACTATAAAGATCATGCTGCAGAACAGGGTAAAAACCCGCCTGACGAACCAGTGATTTTTATGAAACCTCATACAACCATAATAGGCCCCAACGAAAATATTGTCAAGCCCAAATTCGTGAAACAACTTGACTACGAAGCAGAGTTAGCCATCGTGGTGGGCAAAGAGGCTAAAAACTTCTCAGTCAACGACGCCAAATTATGCATTTTTGGATACACAATCCTCAACGATGTTTCCGCGCGGGACATCCAGTTCAAGGATAAACAATGGACCAGAGGAAAAAGTTTCGACACTTTTGCACCTACCGGGCCATGCATCACAACTACCAGTCAGATAAAGAACCCAGCCAATTTACGAGTTTGCACGTGGGTCAACAAGGAACCACGGCAAAATTCCAATACCCAGAATATGGTGTTTGATGTATTCGAAATCGTGCATCACCTTAGCCGTGTTATGACGTTAAAACCCTGCGATATTATCGCAACAGGGACTCCTGCAGGTGTAGGGTTCGCTATGAAGCCTAGACCAAAATTTCTACGTGATGGTGACAATATAGAGATAGAAATAGAAGGTATAGGAATCCTAAGGAATAAGGTGGTTGAAGAGAACCCATCGCCTTTAGGGGATATTTACGGATAA
- a CDS encoding CDP-2,3-bis-(O-geranylgeranyl)-sn-glycerol synthase: MILELVAESLIFIFPAYVANAVPVIFGGGHPLDFGRNFKDGRPIFGPHKTLKGFLAGLIIGTLVSIGENLVFNNYNLLLGFMLSLGALVGDLGGAFVKRRLDLPPGASLLIIDQIGFVLCALLFSLPVAPPTHTMALTVLIITIPIHLLTNLLAYLTHIKKKPW; encoded by the coding sequence GTGATACTAGAATTAGTTGCAGAATCTCTCATATTCATATTCCCCGCTTACGTTGCCAACGCCGTTCCAGTAATCTTTGGTGGGGGACATCCCTTAGACTTTGGCAGAAATTTCAAAGACGGTCGACCAATTTTTGGTCCTCACAAAACTCTCAAAGGTTTCCTCGCGGGGCTAATTATTGGAACATTAGTGAGCATCGGAGAAAATCTTGTTTTCAACAACTATAATCTGCTATTGGGTTTTATGCTCTCCTTAGGTGCTCTAGTGGGAGATTTGGGTGGTGCCTTTGTCAAACGACGGTTAGACCTTCCTCCAGGCGCTTCTCTCCTTATAATTGATCAAATTGGCTTTGTTTTATGTGCGTTACTTTTTTCTCTTCCAGTTGCTCCGCCAACACATACAATGGCATTGACCGTTCTGATTATTACAATACCTATACACCTCTTAACGAATCTCCTAGCGTACCTAACGCACATAAAAAAGAAGCCGTGGTGA
- a CDS encoding AAA family ATPase, whose product MKRIIPTGCGLLDERLGGGLLEGSMVLVFGEAETGKTTLAIQCAVNCAKMSYKTIFIDCDSTFFPRRMAQIAIDDFEALAHQIILMKPEDFEQQTIVIDRLNDYISKKVGLIVVDTITNLYSERLGDDMKKTFALNRELNRQMACLAQITKTHKVASLIVSQVRSMILEEHGKVQPIATRVLKFWTDKTISLKPTAQTNVIKANVETHIDKKTAKPIFLKIEEKGLHDYRG is encoded by the coding sequence TTGAAGAGAATAATTCCCACGGGTTGCGGCTTACTAGACGAGCGGTTGGGAGGCGGATTGTTAGAGGGAAGCATGGTACTCGTTTTTGGAGAAGCTGAAACTGGAAAAACAACTTTGGCTATCCAATGCGCCGTGAACTGTGCAAAAATGAGCTATAAGACGATTTTCATAGATTGCGACAGCACTTTTTTTCCTAGGCGTATGGCGCAGATTGCTATCGACGACTTTGAAGCCCTTGCACATCAAATTATTTTGATGAAACCTGAAGATTTTGAACAGCAAACTATTGTCATCGACAGGTTAAATGATTATATAAGCAAGAAAGTAGGGCTTATCGTCGTTGACACGATCACAAATCTCTACAGTGAAAGACTAGGAGATGACATGAAGAAAACATTTGCTCTAAACCGTGAATTGAACCGCCAAATGGCATGTCTAGCTCAAATTACCAAAACCCACAAAGTGGCAAGCCTAATTGTCAGCCAAGTGCGAAGCATGATCCTTGAAGAACACGGAAAAGTGCAGCCTATCGCTACAAGGGTTCTGAAGTTTTGGACAGACAAGACCATAAGCCTAAAGCCAACAGCCCAAACCAATGTAATCAAAGCCAACGTAGAAACACATATAGATAAAAAAACAGCCAAACCAATATTCTTGAAGATTGAAGAAAAAGGCCTTCACGATTATAGGGGATAA
- a CDS encoding endonuclease III yields the protein MAKKRANKILKVLRKEFELPNWREKERAPFETLVFTVISQNTNDKNTARAFENLSKKFELAPEALSKVDLAEIEEALKVAGLYRNKARVIKKISNIILEDFGGSLNFIFETPFEQAREKLLGLPGVGPKTADVVLLFAANKPTLPVDTHVNRVSKRLALVDAKAGYKDVRKRLQMLFDSRDYYAVHVFLILHGRKYCRAANPFCKRCPINHLCP from the coding sequence ATGGCCAAGAAAAGAGCAAACAAAATTTTGAAAGTGCTTCGAAAAGAGTTTGAGTTGCCAAATTGGCGAGAAAAAGAAAGAGCTCCTTTCGAAACACTCGTTTTCACTGTGATTTCGCAGAACACAAATGACAAAAACACGGCTAGAGCCTTCGAAAATCTTTCGAAGAAGTTTGAGTTAGCGCCCGAAGCTCTTTCGAAGGTTGACTTGGCAGAAATTGAAGAAGCTCTTAAAGTGGCTGGTTTGTATCGCAACAAGGCGAGGGTCATTAAGAAGATTTCCAACATCATTTTAGAAGATTTTGGCGGTTCCCTCAACTTCATATTTGAAACACCGTTCGAACAGGCTCGTGAAAAGCTGCTTGGGTTGCCAGGTGTAGGTCCGAAAACTGCCGATGTTGTGCTTCTTTTTGCTGCAAACAAACCAACATTGCCAGTTGATACACATGTGAATAGAGTTTCGAAAAGACTGGCACTAGTGGACGCAAAGGCTGGTTATAAAGATGTGAGGAAAAGGCTTCAAATGCTTTTTGATTCTCGAGACTATTACGCTGTTCACGTCTTTTTGATTCTGCATGGAAGAAAGTATTGCCGTGCAGCGAACCCGTTCTGTAAACGGTGTCCAATAAATCACTTGTGTCCGTAA